The following are from one region of the Salvia splendens isolate huo1 unplaced genomic scaffold, SspV2 ctg370, whole genome shotgun sequence genome:
- the LOC121789948 gene encoding glucan endo-1,3-beta-glucosidase 3-like, whose protein sequence is MHSLSASMAPIFILFLSLISASDAATGAIGVNYGRIGSDLPSATRVVRLLKSQRIDRVKVYDSDPAVLKALAGSGIKLTVNLPNELLSSAARRPSYAAAWVKNNIAAYHPATAIEAVAVGNEVFADPHNTTRFLLPAIYNVQKALAKYKLDDVIKVSSPFALSALQNSYPASAGSFRHDLVEPVIKPLLEFLKKTGSPLMINVYPFFAYESNADVIPLDYALFRPNAGVVDAGNGLKYFSLFDAQIDAAFAAMSALKYDDVPIVVTETGWPSKGDSNEIGASIPNAAAFNGNLVRRILGGGGTPLRPKANLTVFLFALFNEDRKFGPTSERNFGLFYPDGRKVYDIPLTAEGLKGYVESAAPPLSDGERMKTGSGETWCVAKGEAGKDKLQEGLDFACGEGGAHCHPIQPGSTCFDPNTVEAHASYAFNSYYQKNGRATSACFFGGAGSIVTQQPKYGKCALPSGNEN, encoded by the exons ATGCATTCACTATCCGCATCAATGGCGCCAATCTTCATCCTCTTCCTCTCCCTCATCTCCGCCTCAG ACGCCGCCACCGGCGCGATTGGCGTCAACTACGGCCGCATTGGCAGCGATCTCCCCTCCGCCACGCGCGTCGTCCGCCTCCTCAAATCCCAACGCATCGACCGCGTCAAGGTCTACGACTCCGACCCCGCCGTCCTCAAAGCCCTAGCCGGCTCCGGCATTAAACTCACCGTCAACCTCCCCAACGAGCTCCTCTCCTCCGCCGCCCGCCGCCCCTCCTACGCCGCCGCCTGGGTGAAAAACAACATCGCCGCCTACCACCCCGCCACCGCAATCGAGGCCGTCGCCGTCGGAAACGAGGTCTTCGCCGACCCTCACAACACCACCCGCTTCCTCCTCCCCGCAATCTACAACGTTCAAAAAGCCCTAGCGAAGTACAAGCTGGATGACGTCATCAAGGTCTCATCCCCCTTCGCTCTCTCCGCTTTACAGAATTCCTACCCCGCCTCCGCCGGTTCGTTCCGCCACGATCTGGTCGAACCGGTCATCAAACCCTTACTCGAGTTTCTCAAAAAAACCGGATCTCCTCTCATGATAAATGTTTATCCCTTTTTCGCATACGAGTCCAATGCTGACGTCATCCCCCTCGATTACGCGCTTTTCCGCCCCAACGCCGGCGTCGTAGACGCCGGCAACGGCTTAAAATACTTCTCCTTATTCGACGCGCAGATCGACGCCGCATTCGCGGCAATGTCCGCACTCAAATACGACGACGTTCCGATCGTCGTGACCGAGACAGGCTGGCCGTCGAAGGGCGATTCAAACGAGATCGGCGCCAGCATTCCAAACGCTGCGGCGTTCAACGGAAACCTAGTCCGCCGAATCCTAGGCGGCGGCGGAACTCCGCTCCGTCCGAAGGCGAATCTGACCGTTTTCCTCTTCGCTCTATTCAACGAGGACAGAAAATTCGGGCCGACGTCGGAGAGGAATTTCGGTTTATTCTACCCGGACGGGAGGAAGGTCTACGACATTCCTCTGACAGCGGAGGGGCTGAAGGGGTACGTGGAGTCGGCCGCGCCGCCGCTGAGCGACGGGGAGAGGATGAAGACTGGGAGCGGGGAGACGTGGTGCGTCGCGAAGGGGGAAGCGGGGAAGGATAAGCTGCAGGAGGGTTTAGACTTCGCGTGTGGGGAGGGAGGGGCTCACTGCCATCCGATTCAACCGGGATCCACGTGTTTCGATCCTAACACGGTGGAGGCCCACGCGTCGTATGCGTTCAATAGCTACTACCAGAAGAATGGTCGCGCCACGTCAGCCTGCTTTTTCGGTGGGGCCGGCTCCATCGTAACGCAACAGCCTA AGTACGGCAAATGTGCGCTGCCCTCTGGAAATGAAAATTGA